The DNA window gtgaccgtccaaacgccttgcacactagcacacaagttagagataacaaacatcgcaatcggaattgcgttcttATTATAAAGCGAAAGGAAACGATCAAATAATATGAATATGAAATGAATCACAAAACCTCAAAGAGAGATCAAACATAAATGGGATACAAATTAATGAGAAACAAGCATTTAACTAGATAGTACACTTCTCAAGCTTTCCAACGGTATAAGGAACATGTAAAACAAAGCTATGAGTGAAAAGTTACGCAAGAaagaagttagaaaagaaaaggaccaaaaacaagtaagggaaccggttcccctatatgggaacccgggttccagcaCAAAAacacacacaggaaccggttcccccaaactgggaaccgggttccagggcaCTCTGCCCAAATTCGAAACCAGCAAAacacagcaggaaccggttcccccaaactgggaaccgggttccagggcaTTCTGCCCAAAAACCAAAGCAACACAacacagcaggaaccggttcccccaaactgggaaccgggttccagggcaTTCTGCCCAGAACCAAAGCGCTTTAGATtgagtaggaaccggttcctccattttgggaaccgagttccactgtaggaaaaccaaattttatcatttttaaaggCTTGGAAGCCATTCCCACTCAATCTAAACCAATACCAACTTGCAAGCATCATGCACATCTTCAAAGCGCAACCAAAACATAGCGAAACGATCATGGAAACAAGGCACGGTATCAAGGCAAAGATTGATGGCACAAGAGAATATGTGAGTCAAGTCTCAACGTGAGGCATGCTATTAGCAATAAGCGAACAATCATCAAGCAccaaaacaacaaaaccaaaCATATATCGATTTCAATGATTAAGCACAAATGAAACATATTGGCAAAAGATAGACATGAATCCCCACGTCAATTAGGCCAAACAACCACAAACCAAACAAAGTGCGACGCGTAGAGCCAAACCACAACTCAAACATCATTACCAACAATTATGCAAGCGCAACATAAGTGACGAGCATTAACACATACAATGGTAATCAAACTATGACAATATCTCAAGTAATGATTTAAGCACTTACCAAAACAAATAGTAAGCAAAAGATTTCAACACATGTATTGGCACAAACACCTTGAGTGCGACACAAGATACAAGTATTAACACCAACAATCACATCAATATGTCACCAACGGCAAGAATTAACACACATGAAGATGATCAATTATAGCAACTATACTCAAGTCATAACCTAAGCATCAAACGAGGCCATTATCAAGcaaaaattatacacaagcatttAAACGAACACTTGGAGTGTGTCGCAAGACTCACGCATGAATGTTAACAATATTGCACACATGATCACCAACGAGCCATGGATTCGAACACAAATAGCGTAATTCATCATCAACGAGCATCAATTATATGGAACAAACATTAATTCTAGCCACAATTCATATGAACACAATTAACAATACGCGAATTCATCGATCAATCACACATCACACATCCATTGAGACAAGAACAATAAGTATATCTAAACTTGAATTCATGTAATGATCATCACttaagcacttaattcatgattagaaagcttaccgaatgaagatctaaaccgacgcgcgaacacgaacacgacacgtATGCGAACACGACGCGAAGCGAAAAGCGAATCCCAAGGAGAGTGAGAGAGGGGCGCGCAAGCTAGggagagaggaggagaagaactTCGAACTCGGAACTTTGAttttcaatccatgttgttcttgatcttgaagaaaattgatgaatatcgATGAAagtttttatgtaatttgtggttttgattcaagagaattgagagagaattgagagaaagtgtttttgatctttttgggtgaaGTCAAGTTATGAgaatttgtgaagaaaaatgacttaTATAGCGAACATagtgaaatgtccaaaacgcccttaattctcttattttggctcgttttttaaggaaactcggttcggctctgaatttcggaacgaaaccgacgccactgtgaagatgaccaaattcgtgaatcgtcaccgcgagaatcgtcttgatccgataagcgatgaagaaattacgcctgtttgaatgacgagaaacgtcgattcatctggcgcgactgtgcgaaattttgtgagtaccgctcaaagaactcgataaaaccttatcttcggctcagaatctgaacaggcatgtgtgacgaagaatcgaagctaacgaaatttctgagagaatgccgccggaatggacttcatacgataaaaatcgaagaatttatgaattttcgaactcggcgcgacatgctcgaaaacacactttttaccgaaacaacacgacgatccttaaaattatgggaattttccatgcataattggccttcggtccgaacatatgaaatcttggtaatgatgccacggagctccagttaaattttcaagcgaatccggcgagcggattaggagatatgaattttccgaggcgcaaaaccctacattcagcactatttCTCACTGcaaaaacctcaagtaatttgccaaTTTGAAGACCTTCCTTAAAGAATTGGCTCCCGAgccgaacacaaaagttgtagatcttgtcgAAACAATGGGGACAACGCGGGAACTTAACTCGTACCACCTTccaaatagtatttatgaattttctcgtactttcacggttttaaaccatttttcacactttACTTCCTTAACAcgtgaaaactctttattatttttcttccatttttggatggcgaaataaacgtcatcattaacttatagctccaataaagagggcaaattttgggatgCAACACTCATTAACAGTATCATTAATTGTTTCGGTCAAGAAATCTTCCATTTCCCTCACCTGAGTGTGTTTTTGGGTCTTCTGCATGGGTTGCATGGAGATATGGCTATTCTCAAGAAATTCCAAATTTTGTCTTTTCCCATAAATATCCTCAATAGTGCGCCTTTTTAATTCAGAATGTTTCTCTTTAAAGCCGTTATTGCCACGTGTAGCTAGTTTACTACTACTTTTATTCCTACCCTTTTGATCCACTTGTTTCAACCTTTTGCCCCCCTTATTTAATGTCTTCTGTTTGTCCGCCACTATGCTAGCACTTCCTGTGGTCCCCATGACAAAATTCTGATTTCCCATAATTGGCTCATCATGAATTCTCGTGTCCATATCCGACAAAATTAATTGCTCATCATTACCATTAATAACCAccttatttattccatttaaaaccTCATTATGAATTTCCTTTTCAATTTCTGCCACCTGCAAACTTGCACTTTTCAATCCACTTGTTTCTCCAACGTCAGCACCCAAGGAAGAGAATCTAGATCCTGACTTAGAAACCCATGATGTCACTGTTGGCTGCTTCTTTTTCACCTCCACAGTCTTCCTTCCTCTCCTTTGTTTTTGAACCACCTGCCAAGGTCCCTCGTCTATACTCATTCCTCCCTGGGTCGTACCCCCTATCTGCACTCCAACACTTTTGCCTTTATCTCCTTGCTCAGTAACAATTTCCTTTCCTTTAATCTTCAGAGAACATCCCTCCTTATAATGCCCAAATTTTCCACAAGTAAGGCATAAGAGGTGCAACCCCTCATATTCAATTTTATAGCTACTATCTTTTATTGAAAACATAGCAAGTAATGGCTTGGAAATGTTTACTTCAACACAAATTCTCGCATACTTCCCTCGTTCTCTTTGGAGAGTATTCTTATCCACTTTGACTGTACGTCCAACCAAATCTCCGATGACATGTAGAACTTTAGGATCATAATATTCTACCGGTAATCCTGATATTC is part of the Vicia villosa cultivar HV-30 ecotype Madison, WI linkage group LG2, Vvil1.0, whole genome shotgun sequence genome and encodes:
- the LOC131649904 gene encoding uncharacterized protein LOC131649904, with amino-acid sequence MGFVTYKSMVTGESNGMLQEEEEEVEIAEQDKDGDFDLEGIKVKECKIGGYDCLQIILSKYEEKRIQRPWRRGVIVKLLGRKIGYKALETRLKQMWVRKGVINIIDLSHDYYLVAFTHEDDKNAALADGPWFIYDHYLTVKEWSPDFHPESDAIVNVAVWIRISGLPVEYYDPKVLHVIGDLVGRTVKVDKNTLQRERGKYARICVEVNISKPLLAMFSIKDSSYKIEYEGLHLLCLTCGKFGHYKEGCSLKIKGKEIVTEQGDKGKSVGVQIGGTTQGGMSIDEGPWQVVQKQRRGRKTVEVKKKQPTVTSWVSKSGSRFSSLGADVGETSGLKSASLQVAEIEKEIHNEVLNGINKVVINGNDEQLILSDMDTRIHDEPIMGNQNFVMGTTGSASIVADKQKTLNKGGKRLKQVDQKGRNKSSSKLATRGNNGFKEKHSELKRRTIEDIYGKRQNLEFLENSHISMQPMQKTQKHTQVREMEDFLTETINDTVNECIVTTQHATRPPDQDKTVDVLTTNSLVEGAVIKETITEEDEEVYESIKGMEEEAVKETPLV